In Gopherus flavomarginatus isolate rGopFla2 chromosome 1, rGopFla2.mat.asm, whole genome shotgun sequence, a single genomic region encodes these proteins:
- the RESF1 gene encoding retroelement silencing factor 1: protein MNWNVRPPQNADNQKNFQSQGIHFSHMLSNACAFPQTSTYSTQNACTYPGSNQTVYLQSNMNMVTNPLPFQNTEGYKTLQQAFPKDSVPGRVLVTSQHSFERHPPSHVQTRRLAPKQATHVPVETTLNLWPNAVSNMHAFSQSRIATASSQTSPAKNLQSIPQKPQSQYVTTNAYPMQPQIAQPTFTRTVMFHQGNQACNTSSRELPIEWVPQYNLNGPASSQQCATVPINQSSNEYVNSQQNSLAFALPAQHLQQQVHCPSTPFQDTHSSSTNTAVGVQSQQYASVQIGSEDHNGNPPRYPSSYDCRAAAQSLTGLQQVVPIISNEHIQNQQKTMSDHSNVSFIKDVQQHWQKLESGETSQATGNVYNLSGNVTANQSFNAAAKPSTYILEKYFNNMQEVVTVPSEPLNKIASVQESPINGSTDLPDNSKSISSTDDRLKVTKESLAVEAQKLLEIKKKYAILERVFLIKQKLLASSEHNKMTSDLPPQNQSTNFKLLRHVLNKTGTFSHSGTVGMKSQQLPLRQSSLEKRNDKNITNTGSEGLDKTQNSHWINQGNSASSSVLIAYQDKLPVHLNNLERTSVLGPKNAPAAGPTQETMKCTENTLGFTKLSSSDRVLPENMSVGTEEASLLHSVLSSMNILQEEKSGAFANKMCSLLQTEKTASNLTLSGGSSLASKREVKSAAETVQCSISACPELDQHTKGVCSQPTENTKSLNNKKILVTSHINPLASETAELGVTNGVAENTPPPVATGNSFSKMNSCTTSMEELAACLALWRKCPSESVDVQYSQSNKNIESKMISSSYEGFHDQSTCRILENNQTAVAEGDLNKVTISTNETTLSSTTPSVGQKHDTLSSNLIKGFEPQVAVVSPLILSKERTLSEHQEKNTTFSAEIIYPVIEGGSVCSLQEEKQDVSVVANTNKGIAETTYLLSNKCIPIQKVDSDMQYTKSANGNKIVKDAVNSNCSYDVNKRKADQFAQEAKKPNMQLSLQNKTSLPKTSTNGSSLMSQDDLTKNKDCEDFVEPGGATAIVSEDDMLQISSVCSLVESDASYNSQIANMFSSVPLMHLEKNGALLEENISSTKHKEQQLDSCKGESEMKTNMFESESFLPLQKPVSKAVSTTKPLGVPSLEMLSCDTNECNKKIFDDVNVSSLEEEKNEDTSKTVCSSGQKIVQNIVSKNGENVVDVDQELIRNRQDLSFNVIGDTDVYSTAKEENTQEHLFNEGENTVDSGISGNRAVSVTFLNDQLTELLKEFPYGIEGADVLMKELTKNEDPVIEPTENQVEKGTQAYSKSCDPKDPINQIKITILNSEQMKELFPEHSHQSCNKVMVENTENQQLEINSSERETLESHIQPDQNLGMEREKNTQETAAPKQDKKITYCCLMGWLASVYAVPGCSCKSQEDVALEKQDGGNQCSESENTVFKGRQETTSRTGLITKTNCAVENNLQLPVKLHDTSKNLPTLEKDRKYAQNATINKDIKLNKSAKAHQEIIRPFQSSEKRATDQFKRMNGQWSGELQLHVLTPSSEKEVWTSETDSQKCTREEFASGKVHHTNVEHLVISTKEKVCKMKSFEKDQTQTEGLAMKSKTHVHNSKISETIEIKQNKIYEEHNYKKLEQSTGEAHRVKRHNYTFSKNGQIKEKTKLPTEITHKSDNHHGATRKSPNASSRKYEYSQHKSINVLSSQERLYRQKRKENMIGGRDSKKTKLESERIKYETNTFKHAGFNKQSTDVAYFEKSATSKEENVWKYKNLFLANHNYIPKPKKKKGRPGKKSKTYFSGREKDLDVQNREKHSEKNRKTSRLNISLKREQQKNYLNRVAFIRTAQESICLTKLDTTPAKPVWHIKSNKVPEPSQDWKTDSSPSEDKLHRPQMLEFKLCPEILFRNTATDGESLDIARSSERDTSLVAGVKSKKEDWLNYIPMKQRKTEGTAQVDDDIPLDAAIQILEGNEALHVPVKDSKTMFQTYRKMYLAKRSRSLDSSCSK, encoded by the exons ATGAACTGGAATGTAAGACCACCTCAAAATGCTGATAATCAGAAGAACTTTCAAAGTCAAGGAATTCATTTTTCTCACATGCTTTCTAATGCATGTGCTTTCCCTCAGACAAGCACATACTCTACTCAGAATGCTTGTACTTATCCTGGAAGTAACCAGACGGTATATCTGCAGTCTAACATGAACATGGTTACAAATCCATTACCTTTCCAGAATACTGAGGGATACAAAACATTGCAGCAAGCATTTCCAAAAGACTCGGTACCTGGTAGAGTTCTTGTTACCTCACAACATTCATTTGAGAGGCATCCACCTTCACATGTACAAACCAGGCGGCTTGCCCCTAAACAGGCTACACATGTGCCAGTAGAGACTACTCTAAATCTTTGGCCAAACGCGGTGTCCAACATGCATGCTTTTTCCCAATCAAGAATAGCTACTGCATCATCACAAACAAGCCCTGCAAAAAATTTACAGAGTATACCTCAGAAGCCACAGAGTCAGTATGTGACTACAAATGCGTATCCTATGCAGCCTCAGATAGCACAGCCTACTTTTACAAGAACTGTGATGTTTCATCAAGGTAACCAAGCATGCAATACATCTTCACGGGAGCTGCCAATAGAATGGGTACCACAATATAACTTGAATGGGCCTGCATCTTCTCAGCAATGTGCTACAGTACCCATTAATCAGTCATCAAATGAGTATGTAAATTCTCAACAGAACTCTTTGGCTTTTGCTTTGCCTGCGCAACATCTCCAGCAGCAAGTACACTGTCCTAGCACTCCATTTCAGGATACACATTCATCAAGTACAAACACTGCGGTAGGTGTACAATCACAACAGTATGCATCAGTCCAAATTGGCTCTGAAGATCATAATGGAAATCCTCCACGCTATCCTTCTAGTTATGATTGTAGAGCTGCAGCACAATCTTTGACAGGTCTTCAACAGGTAGTTCCAATTATATCTAATGAACATATTCAGAACCAGCAGAAAACTATGTCAGATCACAGTAATGTTTCTTTCATTAAAGATGTACAACAGCACTGGCAGAAACTAGAGTCTGGAGAAACTAGTCAGGCAACTGGAAATGTTTATAATTTAAGTGGAAATGTGACAGCAAATCAGTCTTTTAATGCAGCAGCTAAGCCTTCAACatacattttagaaaaatattttaacaacatGCAAGAAGTTGTAACTGTTCCTTCTGAGCCACTGAATAAAATAGCTTCAGTACAAGAAAGCCCAATTAATGGTTCAACAGATTTGCCCGATAATTCTAAAAGTATTTCATCAACAGATGATAGATTGAAAGTAACAAAAGAGAGTCTGGCTGTGGAAGCTCAGAAACtgttggaaattaaaaaaaaatatgcaatacttgaaagggtttttttaataaaacaaaaactctTGGCATCTTCAGAACATAATAAAATGACCTCTGACCTTCCTCCACAAAATCAAAGCACTAACTTTAAGCTTTTACGACATGTGCTCAATAAGACTGGAACATTTTCACACTCTGGTACAGTGGGAATGAAGAGTCAACAACTGCCACTTCGTCAGTCTTCACTTGAAAAAAGAAATGACAAAAACATTACCAACACTGGCAGTGAAGGATTAGATAAGACTCAGAATAGTCATTGGATTAACCAAGGAAATTCTGCTTCAAGCTCTGTTTTGATTGCCTATCAGGATAAACTCCCAGTTCATTTAAATAATCTTGAGAGAACTTCAGTATTAGGCCCAAAGAATGCACCAGCTGCAGGTCCTACTCAAGAGACCATGAAATGCACTGAAAACACTTTGGGTTTTACCAAACTTAGTAGCTCTGACAGAGTCCTACCAGAAAATATGTCAGTTGGCACTGAGGAAGCCTCACTTCTCCACTCTGTTCTAAGTAGCATGAATATTTTGCAAGAAGAAAAGTCTGGTGCTTTTGCTAATAAAATGTGTAGCCTCCTTCAGACTGAAAAAACAGCTTCCAATTTAACACTGTCAGGAGGAAGTTCACTGGCCAGCAAAAGAGAAGTAAAAAGTGCTGCAGAGACAGTGCAGTGTTCAATATCTGCATGTCCTGAATTGGATCAGCACACTAAAGGCGTTTGTTCTCAGCCAACGGAGAACACCAAAAGTTTGAACAACAAGAAGATACTCGTTACTTCTCACATAAATCCTCTTgcttcagaaacagctgaactagGTGTAACTAATGGTGTAGCTGAGAATACACCACCACCAGTTGCTACTGGAAACtcattttctaaaatgaacagctGTACTACTTCTATGGAAGAGCTAGCAGCATGTCTTGCTTTGTGGAGAAAGTGTCCTTCAGAATCTGTGGATGTTCAATATAGTCAGTCAAATAAAAACATAGAATCAAAAATGATTTCATCATCTTATGAAGGATTTCATGATCAGAGTACATGTCGTATCTTGGAGAACAACCAAACTGCAGTAGCTGAAGGTGACTTAAATAAAGTTACAATAAGTACAAATGAAACAACTCTGTCTTCTACAACTCCTTCTGTTGGGCAAAAACATGATACATTGAGTTCCAACTTGATCAAGGGTTTTGAACCCCAAGTTGCTGTAGTTTCTCCTTTAATACTTTCTAAAGAGAGAACTTTAAGTGAACATcaagaaaaaaatacaacattttctgctgaaataatttaTCCAGTGATTGAAGGAGGTAGTGTATGTAGTCTACAAGAAGAGAAACAAGATGTTTCAGTAGTGGCAAATACCAATAAAGGGATAGCGGAAACTACTTACTTACTATCTAATAAATGTATTCCAATACAGAAAGTGGATTCAGATATGCAGTACACCAAATCAGCTAATGGAAACAAAATAGTAAAAGATGCTGTAAATTCAAACTGCTCATATGATGTAAACAAAAGGAAAGCTGATCAGTTTGCACAAGAAGCAAAAAAACCTAACAtgcagctcagtttacaaaacaAAACTTCTTTGCCCAAAACAAGCACAAATGGTTCTAGTCTAATGTCTCAAGATGATCTAACAAAGAATAAAGATTGTGAGGACTTTGTAGAACCAGGGGGCGCTACCGCAATTGTATCAGAGGATGACATGTTACAGATTTCCAGCGTATGTTCACTTGTTGAAAGTGATGCATCTTATAATTCACAAATAGCCAATATGTTCAGTTCTGTCCCTTTGATGCATTTAGAGAAAAATGGTGCCTTGTTAGAAGAAAATATTTCTAGTACAAAGCATAAAGAACAACAATTGGACAGTTGTAAAGGAGaatctgaaatgaaaacaaatatgttTGAGAGTGAGAGTTTTCTGCCATTGCAAAAACCTGTGTCTAAAGCAGTTTCCACAACAAAGCCATTAGGAGTACCAAGTTTAGAGATGTTATCATGTGATACAAATGAgtgtaataaaaagatttttgaTGATGTAAATGTAAGCAGtttggaggaagaaaaaaatgaagacaCTTCTAAAACTGTTTGTAGCTCGGGACAAAAAATAGTGCAAAATATAGTTTCCAAGAATGGAGAAAATGTTGTTGATGTTGACCAGGAGTTGATCAGAAACAGACAAGACCTATCATTTAATGTAATCGGTGACACAGATGTCTATTCTActgcaaaggaagaaaatacacaaGAACATCTATTCAATGAAGGGGAAAATACAGTAGACAGTGGGATTAGTGGTAATAGAGCAGTATCTGTAACCTTTCTAAATGATCAGCTGACTGAACTTTTAAAAGAGTTTCCTTATGGGATTGAAGGTGCAGACGTACTGATGAAAGAGCTGACTAAAAATGAAGATCCTGTGATTGAGCCAACAGAGAATCAAGTTGAAAAAGGAACTCAAGCTTATAGCAAAAGCTGTGATCCTAAGGATCCAATAAACCAAATAAAAATCACAATACTAAAttcagaacaaatgaaagaactGTTCCCTGAACATAGTCACCAATCCTGTAACAAAGTCATGGTGGAAAACACTGAAAATCAACAACTGGAAATCAATTCATCGGAGAGAGAGACTTTAGAAAGCCATATCCAGCCTGATCAGAATCTAGGCATGGAGAGGGAAAAGAACACACAGGAAACCGCAGCCCCAAAACAAGATAAAAAAATTACATATTGTTGTTTAATGGGTTGGTTAGCTTCCGTTTATGCAGTGCCAGGGTGCTCATGCAAATCTCAAGAGGATGTTGCTTTGGAGAAACAGGATGGTGGCAATCAGTGTTCAGAATCTGAAAACACTGTCTTTaaagggagacaggaaacaacTAGTAGAACTGGTCTCATAACAAAGACTAACTGTGCAGTGGAAAACAACCTGCAGCTTCCTGTCAAATTGCATGATACAAGCAAAAATCTTCCCACATTAGAGAAAGATAGAAAATATGCCCAAAATGCTACAATAAACAAAGATATTAAGCTAAACAAATCAGCTAAAGCACACCAAGAAATAATCAGACCTTTTCAATCTTCTGAGAAAAGAGCAACTGATCAATTCAAAAGAATGAATGGCCAGTGGAGCGGAGAGTTGCAACTCCATGTATTGACTCCCTCTTCGGAGAAAGAAGTTTGGACTAGTGAAACAGATTCTCAGAAATGCACAAGGGAGGAATTTGCTTCAGGAAAGGTCCATCATACAAATGTAGAACACTTGGTAATATCAACAAAAGAAAAAGTGTGTAAGATGAAATCTTTTGAAAAAGATCAAACACAAACAGAAGGGTTAGCCATGAAATCCAAGACAcatgtccacaattcaaaaatTTCAGAAACCATTGagatcaaacaaaataaaatatatgaagAACATAATTATAAAAAACTTGAACAGAGTACAGGTGAAGCACACAGAGTTAAGAGACATAATTACACATTTAGCAAGAATGGACAAATTAAAGAGAAGACAAAATTGCCAACGGAAATAACACACAAGTCAGATAATCATCATGGAGCCACAAGAAAATCCCCAAATGCAAGCTCAAGAAAGTATGAATATTCTCAGCATAAATCTATAAATGTCCTGTCTTCACAGGAACGTTTATATAGACAAAAGCGGAAAGAAAACATGATTGGGGGGAGAGActccaaaaaaacaaaattgGAAAGTGAAAGAATCAAATATGAAACGAACACTTTCAAACATGCAGGATTTAATAAACAAAGTACTGATGTGGCATATTTTGAGAAATCTGCAACATCAAAAGAAGAAAATGTCTGGAAATATAAAAACTTATTCTTAGCAAATCATAATTATATCCccaaaccaaagaaaaaaaaagggcgcCCTGGTAAAAAGTCTAAAACTTACTTTTCTGGCAGAGAGAAAGACCTGGATGTTCAGAATAGAGAGAAACATTCTGAAAAAAATCGAAAAACTAGTAGACTGAACATTTCTCTTAAAagggaacaacaaaaaaactaTCTGAATAGAGTTGCGTTTATACGTACTGCCCAAGAAAGCATTTGTCTGACAAAACTAGACACAACACCTGCCAAACCCGTATGGCATATAAAATCTAATAAAGTTccagagcccagccaggactGGAAAACTGATAGCTCACCTTCAGAGGATAAACTACACAGACCACAAATGCTTGAGTTTAAATTGTGTCCAGAGATACTGTTCAGAAATACAGCCACTGATGGAGAGAGTTTGGATATTGCACGCTCCTCTGAAAGAGACACATCCCTTGTGGCAG GGGTCAAAAGCAAAAAGGAAGATTGGTTAAATTATATCCCAATGAAGCAAAGAAAAACTGAAGGAACAGCTCAAG TTGATGATGATATTCCACTTGATGCAGCAATACAAATCCTGGAAGGAAATGAGGCTCTTCATGTTCCAGTCAAAGACTCGAAAACAATGTTTCAGACCTACAGGAAAATGTATCTGGCAAAAAGAAGCAGAAGCCTTGATAGTAGCTGTTCAAAATAG